TAAAGAATTAAAATTTCAAGCTAATCATGACCAACTAACAAATATTTATAATCGTTTTTTTATGAAAGAGGAGCTTCTAAATGCTTTAAAAAATGATAATCCAAATATTAAAGGATACAACTACTTACTTATAAATCTAGATCAATTTAAATTAGTAAATGATTCAGCTGGATATCAAGCTGGGGATGAACTACTAAAAATGATAGTGACTCATTATCAAGCAATCCTACCAAAAGATACTCCTTTTGCTAGAATCGATGGAGATACTTTTTCGGTACTTTTAAAAGATTCAAATGAAAAGTTTGGAAAAAACTTTTTAGAAGAAAGTCTAAAAAGACTCCATGATTTTAGATTTTCATATAAAGATGAAACATTTAGTGTATCGGCTTGTATCTCACTTGTATTTTTTAAACCTTTTGAATTTACTCTAAAAGAGCTTTTAAAAGCAAGTACAACTTCTCTTTATACAGCTAAACAAAAAGGACGAGGTAAATCACAAATCTTTGACCCAAGTGATGAAATTGCAAAAAGAGTATCCATGGAAATTGATACTGCAAAACTTATAAAAGAAGCGTTAGTAGATGGTCCAGCTAGATTTGAACTTTTTGCACAAGATATAGTTCCACTACAATATGACACAGATAAGATAAGTTATGAAATACTTATACGTATGTGGGATAAAGACAATAACTTCATACCACCTGATAGTTTTCTGCCAACAGCTGAGAGATATCAACTTATGGCAGATATTGATATGCATGTTCTATGGACATATCTTGAGACTGTTACAAAAGATAAAAACCATATAGAAAAGCTACACTCTGCACATATAAACTTAGCAGGTTCAAGTCTAAACAACCCAGACTTTCAAGCAAAAGTAAAAGAAGCTATTGAACATTTTGATTTTCCTTGGGATAAACTAGAATTAGAGATTACGGAGAGTTCAGCAATTGGTAATTTTAATATGGCAAATGAGTTTATAATATGGCTTAAAAAACAAAATATTGGACTTGCGTTAGATGATTTTGGAACAGGTATGGCTTCTTTTGAATATCTTAAAAGTTTACCATTTGATGTAGTAAAAATTGATGGAAGTTTTGTAAAAGATATGCATACAGATCCTATAGATAAAGCAGTAATAAAATACATTCAAGAAATTGCACAACTTAAGGGACAAGAAACTGTTGCTGAATATGTTGAGACAAAAGAAGATGTTGAAGAACTAAAAGCTATAGGAGTAACTTATGGACAAGGTTACTTCTTAGGAAAACCACGAGCTTTAAGCTCATGGCTTAATTAGAATAGGAAATATATATG
This sequence is a window from Poseidonibacter parvus. Protein-coding genes within it:
- a CDS encoding EAL domain-containing protein, whose translation is MWTKFRIKTQLIVFMTLIVIVVEASTLFFILSVQKKENQQNAITQTDAITQSLNNDLLNFILNPNADVLSDITFRLSAFKEIRGVILYNENKKAIFQYGDTKELTKKQLSIFEEETIFIDEHLFVKKDITADNYTLGFELIDVDLSSFKQKEEQITYTILIIFPFALLFGFLISLFLSKNYTKPFIELLDAMRKSDPTNNKITAVSTNANNEIKELFDGFNLQMKQIEKSSKELKFQANHDQLTNIYNRFFMKEELLNALKNDNPNIKGYNYLLINLDQFKLVNDSAGYQAGDELLKMIVTHYQAILPKDTPFARIDGDTFSVLLKDSNEKFGKNFLEESLKRLHDFRFSYKDETFSVSACISLVFFKPFEFTLKELLKASTTSLYTAKQKGRGKSQIFDPSDEIAKRVSMEIDTAKLIKEALVDGPARFELFAQDIVPLQYDTDKISYEILIRMWDKDNNFIPPDSFLPTAERYQLMADIDMHVLWTYLETVTKDKNHIEKLHSAHINLAGSSLNNPDFQAKVKEAIEHFDFPWDKLELEITESSAIGNFNMANEFIIWLKKQNIGLALDDFGTGMASFEYLKSLPFDVVKIDGSFVKDMHTDPIDKAVIKYIQEIAQLKGQETVAEYVETKEDVEELKAIGVTYGQGYFLGKPRALSSWLN